The Chryseobacterium geocarposphaerae genome has a window encoding:
- a CDS encoding sporulation protein, with protein MKNLIKLFSILSLLSFYNIDAQQVVKKDTLSGTELIMSMDPRVNDALTNLEDKCSKVSYGKSSNVIDDDTPSRPTKILVPNRELTNAEICRKNPRILGYKIQITTVKSNDEANEIKTYFRKRFPNLKVETDASLRPNYKILAGSYFSKQSAASDLSKIKEYFKSAVAVQYRIFCAEAK; from the coding sequence ATGAAAAATTTGATCAAATTATTTTCGATATTATCCCTGCTTAGTTTTTATAATATTGATGCACAACAGGTTGTAAAAAAAGATACTTTATCCGGTACAGAGCTTATTATGAGTATGGATCCCAGAGTGAATGATGCATTGACGAACCTGGAAGATAAATGTTCTAAGGTTTCTTACGGTAAATCTTCTAACGTTATAGATGATGATACCCCATCAAGACCAACAAAAATTCTGGTTCCCAACAGGGAACTTACGAATGCTGAAATCTGCAGAAAGAACCCTAGAATTTTAGGGTACAAAATACAAATCACTACCGTAAAAAGTAATGATGAAGCCAACGAAATCAAAACTTATTTCAGAAAGAGATTTCCGAATTTAAAAGTGGAAACAGACGCTTCTTTACGACCTAATTATAAAATTTTAGCCGGAAGTTATTTCAGTAAGCAAAGTGCCGCTTCCGATCTTTCTAAAATAAAAGAATATTTCAAATCTGCCGTTGCTGTACAATACAGAATTTTCTGTGCAGAAGCTAAATAA
- a CDS encoding DUF6080 domain-containing protein, whose protein sequence is MSIQSKLYSFFKIVFPSTFTELGIFLFFLCVYGILGSYIALNYTIIFDDRIPWDAYFSFDNRSIVMTGGSFERHPLSYYFFNWLRELAFLFSDGKKDDTFRLVLAWMSNLMVSLSIVQIFKYLKNIIQLPLLINLLLVAFFSVFSTAILLSFTPENFTYTLFLLVLFNYYAATRLKNERKISPLALVAAGVTIGGLTITNLVKVFIPVFFEKNLFKSWKKLLDAFIRGLVTVICFVLLYLNRIEFKYENIFSKTSSQYEKFSNAEPASVWDMIVSFFFGGNMLFPGFIIRDKHNMKGFHYKGLFMDVYSSPISYLFVFTVLGLLVWSYCKNFKNKFVQIIVISFVIDIIIHCFMRFGLHTSYIYGGHFVFVYVLLLGWLFYAYKSSPKMMSLLTAIMSVLLVYLGYNNYLRMEEFFDFLNQFYQ, encoded by the coding sequence GTGTCCATACAATCAAAACTTTATAGTTTTTTTAAAATAGTTTTTCCTTCCACTTTTACAGAACTGGGTATTTTCCTTTTCTTTCTGTGTGTTTATGGGATTTTAGGATCTTATATAGCGTTGAATTATACCATTATTTTTGATGACAGAATTCCCTGGGATGCCTATTTTAGTTTTGACAATCGGTCTATCGTGATGACAGGGGGAAGCTTTGAACGTCACCCATTGTCCTATTATTTTTTTAATTGGCTGCGTGAACTTGCTTTTCTTTTTTCGGATGGAAAGAAAGATGACACTTTCAGATTGGTTTTAGCCTGGATGAGCAATCTGATGGTGAGCTTGAGCATTGTACAGATTTTTAAATATTTAAAAAATATTATCCAGCTTCCATTATTGATCAACCTTTTACTGGTTGCTTTCTTTTCTGTATTTTCTACAGCTATTCTGCTCTCTTTTACTCCTGAAAACTTTACCTATACACTGTTTTTATTAGTGCTTTTCAATTATTATGCAGCGACAAGGCTTAAAAATGAGAGAAAAATCTCTCCACTGGCATTGGTTGCGGCTGGTGTTACTATTGGAGGGCTTACCATCACGAATCTGGTAAAGGTTTTTATTCCTGTATTTTTTGAAAAGAATTTGTTTAAAAGCTGGAAAAAACTTCTTGATGCTTTTATAAGAGGCTTGGTAACAGTGATTTGTTTTGTTTTGCTTTATCTAAACAGAATTGAATTTAAATATGAAAATATTTTTTCCAAAACCAGCAGTCAGTATGAGAAGTTTTCGAATGCTGAGCCTGCTTCAGTTTGGGATATGATCGTTTCTTTCTTTTTTGGGGGTAATATGCTTTTTCCGGGCTTTATCATCAGAGATAAGCATAATATGAAAGGTTTTCATTATAAAGGCTTGTTTATGGATGTGTATTCATCCCCGATATCCTATTTATTTGTCTTTACTGTTTTGGGACTTCTGGTGTGGAGTTATTGTAAAAATTTTAAAAATAAATTTGTTCAGATTATTGTAATTTCTTTTGTTATAGATATTATCATACACTGCTTTATGAGATTTGGACTCCATACTTCCTATATCTATGGAGGTCATTTTGTTTTTGTGTATGTTTTGTTGCTGGGATGGCTTTTCTACGCCTACAAATCCTCTCCGAAAATGATGTCATTGCTTACGGCAATTATGAGCGTACTGCTGGTTTATCTCGGGTATAATAACTATTTAAGAATGGAAGAATTTTTTGACTTTCTGAATCAATTTTATCAATAA
- a CDS encoding protein adenylyltransferase SelO, which translates to MNLTNIKQPFTEIFPGDFSGNPMQRMTPKVLFSTVVPVEFKNPKLIIFNEKLSEEIGLGRYEEKDLGFLVGNHLPDNIKPYSTAYAGHQFGNWAGQLGDGRAIYAGEIESPSGKKTEIQWKGAGATPYSRHADGRAVLRSSVREYLMSEAMYHLGVPTTRALSLSLTGENVVRDILYSGNPQEEKGAVVIRTAESFLRFGHFELLSAQQEYKTLQELLDFTIKNYFPEIQSEGNQKYKDFFENVAERTADLMVEWFRVGFVHGVMNTDNMSILGLTIDYGPFSMMDEYDLNFTSNTTDLPGRRYAFGKQGQIAQWNLWQLANALHPTIKDEKFLEGTLNKFGDYFWKRHDKMLCNKFGFDELWESDEEFLINWQGLMQEFQLDYTLFFNLLEKVGHYDLKDEFERISYTVLDDKAFSKIKNFISQYELRIQKNKISRDESLALMRKSNPKFTLRNYLLYECIEEIEKGETALLEKLIIALENPYEEKFPEFSAKRPTKYDDVSGCSMLSCSS; encoded by the coding sequence ATGAATCTTACCAATATAAAACAGCCGTTTACAGAGATTTTTCCAGGAGATTTTTCAGGAAATCCGATGCAGAGAATGACACCTAAAGTGTTGTTCTCAACAGTTGTGCCTGTAGAATTTAAAAATCCTAAACTTATTATTTTTAATGAAAAACTATCTGAAGAAATAGGATTGGGAAGATACGAGGAAAAAGATCTCGGCTTTTTGGTGGGAAATCATTTACCAGATAATATTAAACCCTACTCAACGGCTTATGCTGGACACCAGTTTGGAAACTGGGCAGGACAGCTGGGAGATGGCAGAGCAATTTATGCGGGAGAAATTGAAAGTCCGTCCGGAAAAAAAACTGAAATACAATGGAAAGGTGCCGGTGCAACACCTTATTCCAGACATGCAGACGGAAGAGCAGTACTCAGATCCTCTGTTCGTGAATATCTGATGAGTGAAGCAATGTATCATTTGGGTGTTCCTACAACAAGAGCGCTAAGTTTGAGCCTTACAGGGGAAAATGTGGTAAGAGATATCTTATATAGTGGAAATCCTCAAGAAGAAAAAGGAGCGGTAGTTATAAGAACCGCAGAAAGTTTTTTAAGGTTTGGGCATTTTGAATTATTATCTGCTCAGCAGGAATATAAAACATTGCAGGAGCTTCTGGATTTTACCATAAAAAATTATTTTCCTGAAATTCAGTCTGAAGGAAACCAAAAGTATAAGGACTTTTTTGAGAATGTAGCGGAAAGAACCGCAGACCTTATGGTAGAATGGTTTAGAGTTGGTTTCGTACATGGAGTAATGAATACGGATAATATGTCAATTCTTGGGCTTACGATAGACTATGGCCCGTTTTCAATGATGGATGAATATGATCTGAATTTCACTTCCAACACCACTGATCTTCCGGGAAGAAGATATGCATTTGGAAAACAAGGGCAGATTGCTCAATGGAATCTTTGGCAGCTGGCCAATGCGCTCCATCCCACTATAAAAGATGAAAAGTTTTTAGAAGGTACCCTGAATAAATTCGGAGATTACTTTTGGAAGAGACACGACAAGATGTTGTGTAATAAATTTGGATTTGATGAATTATGGGAAAGTGATGAAGAGTTTCTTATCAATTGGCAGGGCTTGATGCAGGAATTTCAGCTTGATTATACACTTTTCTTCAATCTCTTGGAAAAGGTAGGACATTACGACCTGAAAGATGAATTTGAAAGAATTTCATATACTGTATTGGACGATAAAGCTTTTTCAAAAATTAAAAATTTCATCAGCCAATATGAATTGAGAATTCAAAAAAACAAAATTTCAAGAGATGAGTCTTTAGCATTAATGCGAAAAAGCAATCCTAAATTCACGTTGAGAAATTACCTTCTTTACGAATGTATTGAAGAAATTGAAAAAGGAGAAACTGCTTTGCTTGAAAAATTAATCATAGCATTGGAAAATCCTTATGAGGAAAAATTCCCCGAATTTTCAGCGAAAAGACCAACAAAATATGATGATGTGTCGGGTTGTTCTATGTTGTCCTGCAGTTCTTAA
- a CDS encoding penicillin-binding protein 1A: MEENKQNNGSKGKTFPLPPKKKKDTTWKKWVKVIWIGLVVVVLGISGLFFAVSQGFLGEMPDVKELENPNIYVASEIISSDGVVLGKFEKEKTQPVFYKDLPPFLVYALQAKEDERFKEHSGIDLKSILRAIRYGGDRGGGSTITQQLAKLLFTKEPSRNPILRAVQKLKEWVVAVSLEKRYTKEEIVTLYFNKFDFLYNANGIEMASKVYFNKKTSELTLPEAAVFVAMLEAPKANNPMKNPERAKRRRDVVLSQMLETGYIDKETYDKAIETPITVDFHPIKDITEGYSAYYKHYLRKEINQYLDDYEKETGKKLNLYRDGLKIYVTLDSKMQKYAEESIKEHLTDLQKRFDAEQRGRKDRPFYYLNSTQINDLMVQAMKRTGRYKLLKADGLSDEAIIAEFKKPVKTSRFTWAGEEEVEMSPWDSIKWHKQIAQAGLMSVVPGTGEIKAWVGGIDWQHFQYDHIKQGKRQVGSTFKPFVYATAIMKLGLTPCSTISNASFNKGSYHVPGRGGMLTLKDALAHSQNPVALRLAEMTGTQSVIQTARDLGVTEEISTSLPMALGASDITIYEMVGAYSTFANYGNYNKPEMIWRIEDANGRVIKEVNVEPKEVMNPLYAYTMIELMKGVAQYGTASGELGRKGISKDVEIAGKTGTTQNNSDGWFMGITPKLATGAWVGWEDRATHFFGTGEGQGAKMALPIWAIYMKKVWADKSLGISPQDKFVKPSEWKDGCSNLKGLGSGYGDDGGLQTLDEIKNPRPAEPSPKKNPEKKDENVNENLNKGEEIDFNNK, from the coding sequence ATGGAAGAAAATAAACAAAACAATGGAAGTAAAGGAAAAACATTTCCTCTTCCACCTAAAAAAAAGAAAGACACTACTTGGAAAAAGTGGGTGAAAGTAATCTGGATAGGATTAGTTGTCGTTGTTTTAGGAATTTCAGGACTTTTCTTTGCTGTATCTCAAGGGTTTTTGGGAGAAATGCCGGATGTAAAGGAACTTGAAAATCCTAACATATATGTAGCATCTGAAATTATTTCTTCAGACGGAGTTGTTTTAGGTAAATTTGAAAAAGAAAAAACACAGCCGGTTTTTTATAAGGATCTCCCTCCGTTTTTGGTGTATGCATTACAGGCAAAAGAGGATGAGCGTTTTAAAGAACACTCCGGAATTGATTTAAAATCTATTTTAAGAGCTATAAGATATGGTGGTGACAGAGGTGGAGGTTCTACAATTACTCAACAGTTGGCCAAACTTCTATTTACAAAAGAACCTTCTAGAAATCCTATACTAAGAGCTGTTCAAAAGCTGAAAGAATGGGTAGTTGCAGTAAGTTTGGAGAAAAGATATACTAAAGAAGAGATTGTAACGCTGTATTTCAATAAGTTTGACTTTTTATATAATGCCAATGGAATTGAAATGGCTTCAAAAGTTTATTTTAATAAAAAAACTTCTGAACTTACACTTCCGGAAGCTGCTGTTTTTGTTGCAATGCTAGAAGCACCAAAAGCAAATAACCCAATGAAAAATCCTGAAAGAGCAAAGAGAAGAAGAGATGTAGTACTTTCTCAGATGCTGGAAACAGGTTATATTGATAAAGAAACTTATGATAAAGCGATAGAGACTCCTATTACCGTAGATTTCCATCCTATCAAAGATATTACAGAAGGATATTCTGCCTACTACAAACATTATCTTAGAAAAGAGATCAATCAGTATCTTGACGATTATGAAAAAGAGACCGGCAAAAAGTTAAATCTTTACAGAGATGGTCTTAAAATATATGTGACGCTTGATTCTAAGATGCAGAAATATGCGGAAGAATCAATTAAAGAACACTTAACGGATCTTCAGAAGAGATTTGATGCTGAACAAAGAGGAAGAAAAGACAGGCCTTTCTATTATCTTAATAGTACGCAGATTAATGATTTGATGGTTCAGGCGATGAAAAGAACGGGAAGATATAAACTGCTGAAAGCAGATGGTCTTTCAGATGAGGCCATTATAGCAGAATTTAAAAAACCTGTTAAAACATCCCGTTTTACCTGGGCTGGAGAAGAAGAAGTGGAAATGTCTCCTTGGGATTCTATCAAATGGCACAAACAGATTGCTCAGGCAGGTTTGATGTCTGTGGTTCCTGGAACCGGAGAAATTAAAGCATGGGTAGGAGGTATTGATTGGCAACATTTCCAGTATGACCATATTAAACAAGGGAAAAGACAGGTTGGGTCTACATTTAAGCCTTTCGTATATGCAACTGCAATCATGAAATTAGGCTTAACACCATGTTCTACGATCTCTAATGCAAGTTTCAACAAAGGAAGCTATCACGTTCCGGGAAGAGGAGGGATGCTTACCTTGAAAGATGCTTTGGCGCATTCTCAAAACCCGGTTGCACTACGTTTGGCTGAAATGACAGGGACACAAAGTGTAATACAAACGGCAAGAGATTTAGGGGTTACTGAAGAAATCTCAACCAGCTTACCAATGGCATTAGGAGCTTCGGATATTACCATTTACGAAATGGTAGGAGCATACAGTACTTTCGCGAATTACGGAAATTACAACAAACCGGAAATGATCTGGAGAATAGAAGATGCAAACGGTAGAGTAATCAAAGAAGTAAATGTAGAGCCAAAAGAAGTAATGAATCCTTTATATGCCTATACAATGATCGAATTGATGAAAGGGGTTGCGCAGTATGGTACCGCTTCTGGAGAACTAGGAAGAAAAGGGATTTCGAAAGATGTTGAAATTGCGGGAAAAACAGGGACAACCCAGAATAACTCCGATGGTTGGTTTATGGGGATCACTCCGAAACTGGCAACAGGAGCTTGGGTAGGATGGGAAGACAGAGCAACTCACTTCTTCGGAACGGGAGAAGGGCAGGGAGCAAAAATGGCACTCCCTATTTGGGCGATCTATATGAAGAAAGTATGGGCGGATAAAAGTTTAGGAATTTCTCCTCAGGATAAATTTGTAAAACCTTCAGAATGGAAAGACGGATGTTCTAACCTTAAAGGATTAGGAAGTGGGTACGGTGATGACGGCGGACTGCAAACCCTGGATGAAATCAAAAATCCGAGACCTGCGGAACCTTCTCCGAAAAAGAATCCTGAAAAGAAAGATGAGAATGTAAATGAAAATCTCAATAAAGGAGAAGAAATTGATTTTAATAATAAATAG
- a CDS encoding gliding motility lipoprotein GldH, whose product MRKILGLLAFIFLFSCNSSGEDVIMNSVNNKWGKKQEQKFNLEISDPQNPKNIIFVVRNNNEYPYSNIRFIVNFTNLQNKKKDVDTLNYVLAKPNGEWLGTGFGDTKEIFFQYKLNYKFPEKGKYEIGVIQAMRNDNLPGIEDLGVKIETAKP is encoded by the coding sequence ATGCGTAAAATTTTAGGATTATTAGCTTTTATTTTTCTGTTTAGTTGTAATTCTTCGGGAGAAGATGTTATCATGAATTCTGTTAATAATAAATGGGGTAAAAAGCAGGAGCAGAAATTTAATCTGGAAATTTCAGATCCGCAAAATCCTAAAAATATTATTTTTGTGGTAAGGAATAATAATGAGTATCCATACAGTAATATCAGATTTATTGTGAATTTTACCAACCTTCAAAACAAGAAAAAAGACGTGGATACGTTGAATTATGTACTGGCCAAACCCAATGGAGAATGGCTTGGTACAGGTTTTGGTGATACGAAGGAAATCTTTTTCCAATATAAACTGAACTATAAGTTTCCGGAAAAAGGGAAATATGAAATTGGAGTAATTCAGGCTATGAGAAATGATAATCTCCCTGGAATAGAGGATCTTGGAGTGAAAATAGAAACGGCTAAACCGTAA
- a CDS encoding PSP1 domain-containing protein — protein sequence MSCGCKTSGDSAHSCGPKKTANGCENVNTCGNSYKLSVFDWLSNIQNPASNRCDFVEVRFKNDRKSFYKNVNNIPLHIGSVVTVESSPGHDIGVVSLTGELVKIQMKKKKVSEESALKIYRQSNQKDIEVWQEVRKKEDSVKIEARKIAQRLGLEMKVTDVEYQGDASKVTFYYTADNRVDFRQLIKDYAGAFRTKIDMKQIGFRQEAAKVGGIGSCGRELCCSTWLTDFRSVNTNVARYQQLSINPQKLAGQCGKLKCCLNYELDSYLDALSNFPSSSTTLDTEKGRAFCIKIDVFKKKMWFAYVENSIAWYDFDIDLVKKLISKNKRGEKTLPLEDLKQPETSMKSIDLIQENNVDRFEKKNKGNSRHKNQNRSNASNQNNQNQQGQGQKRPNNKPERQDRDRSEKSERQQNSNANNQPRQPKNQQPKPQLEKVAAPNSDAEKKPNPNKKKFKKKFPPKKDNNA from the coding sequence ATGAGTTGTGGATGTAAAACATCCGGCGATTCTGCGCATTCGTGTGGTCCTAAAAAAACCGCGAATGGTTGTGAAAATGTAAATACCTGTGGTAATAGTTATAAATTAAGTGTTTTCGATTGGTTATCTAATATACAGAACCCGGCATCTAATAGGTGTGATTTTGTTGAAGTTAGATTTAAAAATGATAGAAAATCGTTTTATAAAAATGTAAATAATATCCCTTTACATATAGGTAGTGTAGTCACAGTAGAATCTAGTCCCGGACACGATATAGGTGTGGTAAGCCTCACCGGAGAATTGGTTAAGATTCAGATGAAAAAGAAAAAAGTTTCTGAAGAATCTGCACTTAAAATATACAGACAGTCAAACCAAAAAGATATTGAAGTTTGGCAGGAAGTAAGAAAAAAAGAAGATAGCGTAAAGATAGAAGCAAGAAAGATTGCTCAAAGACTGGGACTTGAAATGAAAGTTACAGACGTTGAATATCAGGGAGATGCTTCAAAGGTTACGTTTTATTATACAGCGGATAATAGAGTCGATTTTAGGCAGTTGATCAAAGATTATGCAGGGGCTTTCAGAACTAAAATTGACATGAAGCAGATTGGCTTCAGACAGGAAGCTGCAAAAGTAGGCGGAATTGGCTCGTGCGGAAGAGAACTGTGCTGTTCGACCTGGCTTACTGATTTCAGATCGGTAAATACAAATGTTGCCAGATATCAGCAGCTTAGTATCAATCCTCAGAAATTAGCAGGGCAATGCGGAAAGCTGAAATGTTGTCTTAACTATGAATTAGACAGCTATCTTGATGCATTAAGCAATTTTCCGTCGTCATCTACTACATTAGATACAGAGAAAGGGAGAGCGTTTTGTATTAAAATTGACGTTTTCAAAAAGAAAATGTGGTTTGCCTACGTTGAAAATTCTATTGCCTGGTATGATTTCGATATCGATCTGGTAAAGAAATTAATCTCTAAAAATAAAAGAGGCGAAAAAACACTGCCGCTTGAAGATCTGAAACAGCCTGAAACTTCAATGAAAAGTATTGATTTGATTCAGGAAAATAATGTAGATCGATTCGAGAAGAAAAATAAGGGGAACAGCAGGCATAAAAATCAGAACCGATCAAACGCTAGCAATCAAAACAATCAAAATCAGCAAGGGCAGGGTCAGAAAAGACCGAATAATAAGCCTGAAAGACAAGATCGTGATCGTTCCGAAAAATCTGAAAGACAGCAGAATTCTAATGCGAACAACCAGCCAAGGCAGCCGAAAAATCAGCAGCCAAAACCTCAGTTGGAAAAAGTAGCAGCACCAAATTCTGATGCAGAGAAAAAGCCGAACCCGAATAAGAAAAAATTCAAAAAGAAATTTCCTCCCAAAAAAGATAACAATGCGTAA
- a CDS encoding OmpP1/FadL family transporter, whose amino-acid sequence MKKILVSTALLAGVLSYAGGFRVSLQGVKQLAMAHTSAHAEDASVAFFNPAGMSFIPSKLSIVAGAFGASNKVTFQNLNTLQSTQTDNPMGTPLYAAITYKPIEKLSVGFSFTTPFGSTIEWPNDWEGKEMVQKLELKSFYFQPMVSYKFNDWLAFGASYIYARGQVDWDKAITQFGGQINIKDKKATGHGFGFGFYFRPDPKLDVSIAYRSPVDMKAKHGTATFEFPSASIYPLLGLDAAKRTDGFTATLPLVEEYTIGLTYKITPKWLVSADFNYHGWERYSQLTLDFATAPIGNQADPTVSVSPKNFRNSKTFRLGTQYAFTNMIYGRLGAYYDESPYSDDHFIPETPSFNTYVVTGGVGFKLKQFGVDVAGGYAMPQSRNVNNANLGFYGQAKATAFYLGLGLSYNPF is encoded by the coding sequence ATGAAAAAAATATTAGTATCAACCGCTTTATTGGCAGGCGTTCTATCCTATGCAGGGGGATTTAGAGTTTCTTTGCAGGGGGTAAAGCAATTGGCCATGGCACACACCAGTGCCCATGCTGAAGATGCAAGTGTTGCATTTTTCAATCCCGCAGGAATGTCTTTCATTCCTTCAAAACTAAGTATAGTTGCCGGAGCATTTGGAGCAAGCAACAAAGTGACTTTTCAAAATCTGAATACATTACAAAGCACGCAAACGGACAACCCGATGGGAACCCCTCTTTATGCTGCTATCACTTACAAACCAATAGAAAAACTGTCCGTAGGCTTTAGTTTCACAACTCCTTTTGGAAGTACTATAGAATGGCCAAATGACTGGGAAGGAAAAGAAATGGTTCAAAAACTTGAACTGAAAAGCTTCTATTTTCAGCCCATGGTTTCGTACAAATTTAACGACTGGTTAGCTTTTGGAGCAAGCTATATTTATGCAAGAGGACAAGTAGACTGGGATAAAGCCATTACACAATTTGGCGGGCAAATTAATATTAAGGATAAAAAAGCAACCGGACACGGTTTCGGATTCGGGTTCTATTTCAGACCTGACCCAAAATTGGACGTAAGTATTGCTTACCGCTCTCCTGTTGATATGAAAGCAAAACACGGAACAGCAACCTTTGAATTCCCATCAGCTTCTATCTATCCTTTACTAGGACTGGATGCTGCAAAAAGAACAGATGGCTTTACAGCAACCTTACCTTTAGTAGAGGAATACACAATCGGTTTAACTTATAAGATCACTCCGAAATGGCTAGTTTCCGCAGATTTCAATTACCACGGATGGGAAAGATACAGCCAGCTGACGTTGGATTTTGCAACAGCTCCAATCGGAAATCAGGCTGACCCAACTGTTTCGGTTTCTCCTAAAAACTTTAGAAATTCCAAAACGTTCAGACTGGGAACTCAGTACGCTTTTACGAATATGATCTACGGTCGTTTGGGTGCATATTATGATGAATCTCCTTATTCTGATGACCACTTCATTCCGGAAACACCATCATTCAACACTTATGTTGTGACAGGTGGGGTTGGATTCAAATTAAAACAATTTGGAGTTGATGTTGCTGGAGGCTATGCAATGCCACAGTCAAGAAATGTAAACAATGCTAATCTTGGCTTCTACGGACAGGCAAAAGCAACCGCATTCTATTTAGGTCTAGGTTTATCTTACAACCCTTTTTAA
- a CDS encoding SGNH/GDSL hydrolase family protein: MKKIIISTFAISALLFTTSCEDDFDTDVKDIPVTAGEANFSKYVSLGNSLTSGYRDNALYIDGQNESYPSMIAQQMKLAGGGEFKQPLMADNLGGIPSAGIPNKKILAVVAGSLAPVDAPGTGTTTLANIYSAGPYQNMGVPGAKVAHLLAPGYGNPAGLPATANPYFVRFASSSSTSVVADALAQNPTFLSLWIGNNDVLGYATSGGDGSNPITPVDGSVGVGFNSTYTALVNTLFPNGTTRKGIVANIPNVTSIPFFTRVPYNPIPPERFNTAPTGSPSNQNANIDALNTQVFGPLKQILTALGQGSRIQLLSKTQGNLVLLKDESLTNLSAQITTALVSAGVPVQQAGLMGQLYGQARHSTDQDLIPLTTSSVLGTTPSSPLAIAPFDKYGTTYPLEDKHVLRGKFNGVNGEVEEVLTATAAFNATIKSVADSKNLAFVDMNAKMIELNSKSGIVWNGVRYTATFVTGGTFSLDGVHLTGRGYAVVANEFIKAINAKYKSTLPQVDPNKYSGVKFP, from the coding sequence ATGAAAAAAATTATAATTTCAACGTTCGCTATTTCCGCACTTCTTTTCACAACAAGCTGCGAAGATGATTTTGATACAGATGTAAAGGATATTCCTGTAACAGCCGGAGAAGCGAATTTCTCTAAATATGTTTCTTTGGGAAATTCATTAACATCAGGATATAGAGATAATGCTTTGTATATTGACGGACAAAATGAATCTTACCCTTCCATGATTGCTCAACAAATGAAATTAGCCGGAGGTGGTGAATTCAAACAGCCTCTAATGGCCGATAATCTTGGAGGAATTCCCTCTGCTGGTATACCTAATAAAAAAATACTTGCAGTAGTTGCCGGCTCATTAGCACCAGTTGATGCTCCAGGTACCGGAACCACTACTTTAGCCAATATATATAGCGCTGGACCATATCAGAATATGGGCGTGCCTGGAGCTAAAGTTGCACATTTATTGGCACCGGGATATGGAAATCCGGCAGGACTACCTGCAACAGCGAATCCTTATTTTGTTAGATTTGCATCTTCCTCTTCCACTTCAGTTGTTGCTGATGCTTTAGCCCAAAATCCAACCTTTTTATCATTGTGGATTGGAAATAATGATGTTTTAGGGTATGCAACCAGCGGAGGTGACGGAAGCAATCCTATAACACCTGTAGACGGAAGTGTTGGAGTAGGCTTTAACTCTACTTATACTGCATTAGTAAATACATTATTCCCAAATGGAACTACAAGAAAGGGGATCGTAGCCAATATTCCAAATGTAACTTCAATTCCGTTTTTTACCCGAGTTCCATACAATCCAATCCCACCAGAAAGATTTAATACAGCACCGACTGGAAGCCCATCTAATCAAAATGCAAATATAGATGCCCTTAATACACAGGTTTTTGGGCCATTAAAACAAATTTTAACAGCATTAGGACAAGGAAGCAGAATCCAGTTATTATCAAAAACTCAAGGTAATCTTGTTCTATTAAAAGACGAGTCTTTAACAAACTTATCGGCACAAATAACTACAGCATTGGTATCTGCAGGAGTTCCCGTCCAACAAGCCGGTCTAATGGGACAATTATATGGCCAGGCAAGACATAGTACTGATCAAGACTTAATCCCCCTTACTACAAGCTCTGTTTTAGGAACTACTCCAAGTTCTCCATTAGCCATTGCGCCTTTTGATAAATATGGGACTACTTATCCTTTAGAAGATAAGCACGTATTAAGAGGTAAGTTTAACGGTGTGAATGGAGAAGTTGAAGAAGTTTTAACAGCTACTGCAGCATTTAACGCCACTATAAAAAGTGTGGCAGATTCCAAAAACTTAGCATTTGTTGACATGAATGCAAAAATGATAGAATTAAATTCTAAATCTGGAATCGTCTGGAACGGTGTTAGATATACTGCAACCTTTGTAACGGGAGGAACCTTCTCATTAGACGGAGTTCACCTTACAGGTAGAGGATACGCCGTTGTTGCAAATGAATTCATCAAAGCTATTAATGCGAAATATAAATCTACTCTTCCACAGGTAGATCCTAACAAATATTCGGGGGTAAAATTCCCATAA